From the genome of Methanobrevibacter smithii ATCC 35061, one region includes:
- a CDS encoding symporter small accessory protein, whose product MMVLGIEDPWIWGVYVLIILSTLLCVVYGIVYWNRDY is encoded by the coding sequence ATGATGGTTTTAGGAATTGAAGACCCTTGGATTTGGGGTGTTTATGTATTAATCATTTTATCCACTTTGTTATGCGTAGTCTACGGGATTGTGTATTGGAATAGAGATTATTAA